A part of Bacteroidota bacterium genomic DNA contains:
- a CDS encoding sensor histidine kinase — protein sequence MESENQIKFYFGIITVMLAFVIITGGFILAVLRYQKRLYFKQQELLRLDAQHKKELLQISIETAEAERMQIAKDVHDEIGSIFSTLSLSINQLNGADGSNAEHLQTGKYLIQSGIDSVRRISHNIVPFELELLGLEQTIENYFDRLTSVSGIEVDFENNAPLESLTSTATLALYRIVQELSSNCIKYAKAKTIRLHINTENNTLNLTYKDDGVGTELVSSRGIGLKNIESRVIVMNGEVNFASAPGEGFACTVTIPLTNNTVV from the coding sequence ATGGAAAGCGAGAACCAAATAAAATTTTACTTTGGCATTATTACCGTAATGCTGGCATTTGTAATTATTACAGGTGGTTTTATCCTTGCGGTATTACGCTACCAAAAGCGCTTGTATTTTAAACAACAAGAGTTGCTGCGCCTGGATGCACAGCACAAAAAAGAATTGCTGCAAATAAGTATTGAAACTGCCGAGGCTGAACGGATGCAGATAGCCAAAGATGTACACGATGAAATTGGCAGTATTTTTTCAACCTTATCGCTTTCCATCAACCAATTAAACGGTGCTGACGGCTCAAACGCAGAACACTTACAAACAGGCAAGTACCTGATACAATCAGGCATTGACAGTGTAAGGCGCATATCGCACAATATTGTACCTTTTGAGCTGGAGTTACTGGGCTTGGAGCAAACGATTGAAAACTATTTTGACCGATTAACTTCGGTATCGGGTATTGAGGTGGATTTTGAAAACAATGCCCCCCTTGAATCCCTTACGTCAACAGCTACCCTTGCACTGTACCGCATTGTACAAGAGCTGAGTTCAAACTGTATTAAATACGCTAAGGCTAAAACTATACGACTGCATATTAATACTGAAAACAACACGCTTAACCTTACTTACAAAGATGATGGTGTAGGTACTGAATTAGTAAGCAGCCGCGGCATTGGCCTAAAGAATATTGAAAGCCGGGTAATTGTAATGAACGGAGAAGTTAACTTTGCTTCGGCACCGGGTGAAGGTTTTGCTTGTACGGTTACTATACCATTAACTAATAATACTGTTGTATGA
- a CDS encoding response regulator transcription factor has product MINIAFAEDQVLFRKGMISLLKTFEDIKVCIEAENGEDLLTKMSEAKEPVHVALIDINMPVMNGIETLKQMRLLHPAVKNIILTVHEEDKFIHKLIEEGANAYLAKNADPEEVKRAIQAVTTHDYYFNEKTIGVMRNFNSGKKQKGTLQNVEDITSREKEVLLYICREFTSPEIAEKLFITESTVNGHRNNLLAKTGARNTAGLVLFAIKNNLFDIDFR; this is encoded by the coding sequence ATGATAAATATTGCTTTTGCCGAAGACCAAGTACTCTTTCGGAAGGGGATGATTTCGTTACTCAAAACTTTTGAGGACATAAAGGTGTGTATTGAGGCTGAAAACGGCGAAGACTTACTAACCAAAATGAGTGAGGCTAAAGAGCCTGTGCACGTAGCCTTGATTGATATAAATATGCCGGTGATGAACGGGATTGAAACCTTGAAACAGATGCGGCTATTACACCCGGCGGTGAAGAATATAATTTTGACGGTGCACGAGGAGGACAAGTTCATCCATAAGCTGATTGAGGAGGGTGCTAACGCTTACCTTGCCAAAAACGCTGACCCCGAAGAGGTGAAACGAGCTATACAGGCCGTTACCACGCACGATTATTACTTTAATGAGAAAACCATTGGGGTAATGCGCAATTTTAACAGCGGCAAAAAACAAAAAGGTACCCTGCAAAATGTTGAGGACATAACCAGCCGCGAGAAAGAAGTGCTACTGTACATATGCCGTGAATTTACCAGTCCTGAGATTGCTGAAAAGCTGTTTATTACCGAAAGTACAGTTAATGGCCACCGTAATAATTTGCTGGCAAAAACAGGCGCTCGCAACACGGCCGGTTTAGTGTTGTTTGCCATCAAGAATAATTTGTTTGATATTGATTTCAGGTAA
- a CDS encoding SDR family oxidoreductase has protein sequence MSKILITGASGHLGKATINYLLEKTAVANIVALVRDAAKAEELKQKGVEIRVGDYDNYASLTAAFAGIDKILFVSGSDIGRRIQQHENVVKAAKDAGVKHVVYTSFQRKNEGPDSPIAPVAEAHIKTEAWLRQSGLAYTILLNNIYMDILPMFIGNNVLETGIYFPAGDGKAAMMLRDDMAAACAAVLATNGHENKTYDITSDAAVSFGDIAAIISEISGKPVGYVSPAKEEFVNTLTGAGVPAELAHVSAGFAEAIKQEEFAKTSTDFETLTGRKPVTAKQFLQQVFTTQALNKN, from the coding sequence ATGAGTAAGATTTTAATTACAGGTGCCAGTGGCCATTTGGGCAAGGCTACCATTAACTATTTGCTTGAAAAAACTGCTGTTGCAAATATTGTGGCTTTAGTGCGCGATGCCGCCAAAGCTGAAGAGTTGAAACAAAAAGGAGTGGAGATACGTGTAGGCGATTATGATAATTACGCGTCATTAACAGCAGCTTTTGCGGGTATTGATAAAATACTGTTTGTGTCGGGCAGCGATATCGGCCGTCGTATCCAACAACACGAAAATGTGGTAAAGGCCGCCAAAGATGCAGGAGTAAAACACGTGGTGTACACCAGCTTTCAGCGCAAGAACGAAGGTCCTGATTCTCCCATCGCGCCTGTGGCTGAAGCACACATCAAAACCGAGGCATGGTTGCGCCAATCAGGCTTGGCATACACTATTCTGCTAAACAATATTTACATGGATATTTTGCCGATGTTTATTGGTAACAATGTACTTGAAACCGGTATTTATTTCCCTGCCGGAGACGGGAAAGCAGCAATGATGTTGCGTGATGATATGGCGGCAGCTTGTGCAGCTGTATTGGCTACAAACGGGCACGAGAATAAAACCTATGATATTACCAGCGATGCGGCTGTTTCGTTTGGAGATATTGCAGCCATTATTTCTGAAATAAGCGGTAAACCCGTTGGGTATGTTTCGCCTGCAAAAGAGGAGTTTGTAAATACACTGACAGGAGCAGGGGTTCCTGCTGAACTGGCGCATGTTTCTGCCGGTTTTGCAGAGGCTATAAAGCAAGAAGAATTTGCTAAAACCTCTACAGATTTTGAAACACTTACAGGACGCAAACCCGTTACCGCTAAACAGTTTTTACAACAAGTGTTTACAACGCAGGCGCTAAATAAAAATTAA
- a CDS encoding helix-turn-helix transcriptional regulator, producing the protein MKRVDYYLEKDGDIQSCPIRSVLDRLGDKWSILVVLILGDGEPKRFNELHKEIGDVSQKMLTVTLRVLEADGLVKRTVYPEVPPRVEYVITTMGKSLVPHIEGLSVWAVENMPAIKKSRQRFQKKGNPATA; encoded by the coding sequence ATGAAAAGAGTTGATTATTATTTAGAAAAAGACGGCGACATACAAAGTTGCCCTATACGTTCAGTGTTGGACAGGTTGGGCGATAAGTGGTCGATACTGGTGGTGTTGATATTGGGCGACGGTGAACCCAAGCGTTTTAATGAGTTGCACAAAGAAATCGGTGATGTATCGCAAAAGATGCTGACGGTTACTTTGCGGGTGCTGGAGGCTGACGGCTTAGTGAAACGTACGGTGTACCCCGAAGTACCCCCGCGTGTTGAGTATGTTATTACCACAATGGGCAAAAGCCTTGTGCCGCATATAGAAGGGTTATCGGTATGGGCGGTTGAGAATATGCCAGCCATTAAAAAATCGCGCCAACGATTCCAAAAAAAAGGGAACCCAGCCACCGCTTAG
- a CDS encoding NADP oxidoreductase has translation MKIGIIGSGNIGLAFAGQAAKAGYEVLLSNSRGPESLTEAVSSLKGNVKAVTVNEAALADVVFLSVPWKYMESVTTAITTWEGRIVIDPSNPIIMPGFTTAELGGKPSSEVVSGWVKGAKVVKAFNTYTPQLLAADPNEGGGHRVIFYSGNDAAAKETVAEIIKTMGFAGIDLGTLQGGGMLQQFPGGPLPGQNLVKY, from the coding sequence ATGAAAATAGGAATTATTGGAAGCGGTAACATTGGGTTGGCATTTGCCGGGCAAGCCGCAAAGGCAGGATACGAGGTATTGCTAAGCAATAGCCGCGGACCTGAATCATTAACCGAAGCGGTGAGTTCACTAAAGGGGAATGTAAAGGCCGTTACCGTAAACGAGGCAGCACTGGCCGATGTGGTTTTTCTTTCAGTGCCGTGGAAGTACATGGAATCAGTTACCACCGCAATAACCACTTGGGAAGGACGCATTGTTATCGACCCGTCTAACCCTATTATTATGCCCGGTTTCACTACTGCTGAACTTGGCGGTAAACCTTCCAGCGAGGTAGTGTCAGGCTGGGTAAAAGGAGCAAAAGTTGTAAAGGCATTTAATACCTACACCCCGCAACTATTAGCTGCTGACCCTAACGAAGGCGGTGGCCACAGGGTTATCTTCTACTCGGGCAATGATGCAGCCGCAAAAGAAACAGTGGCAGAGATTATAAAAACAATGGGATTTGCGGGTATTGATTTAGGCACATTGCAAGGTGGCGGTATGTTGCAACAATTTCCCGGCGGGCCATTACCCGGACAAAACTTGGTGAAATATTAA
- a CDS encoding alpha/beta hydrolase has translation MKTQSKTVVFITGAFVGHNSWKNWKTYFENKGYNVIVPAWPHKDADPATLRKRQPDAALGQLNLAQLIAHFEKIVRELPEKPILIGHSLGGLITQILLQKNIAAAGIAVHSAPPKGVSPVSYAFLRSAWGAFGLFKPAKTTHLMSFKEWQWAFANGMTEAEQRASYEELAIPEARQVIRDGISDITKVDFDKKQQPLLFIAGTEDHFFSPKVNHDNYSRYKNSKSVTDYKVFEGINHGVLGLPTWQNQADYAFNWLNN, from the coding sequence ATGAAAACTCAATCAAAAACCGTAGTATTTATCACAGGTGCATTCGTAGGTCATAACAGCTGGAAAAACTGGAAAACCTATTTTGAAAACAAAGGTTACAATGTAATTGTACCAGCTTGGCCTCATAAAGATGCCGACCCTGCTACCTTGCGTAAACGTCAGCCCGATGCAGCATTAGGCCAACTTAACTTGGCACAACTAATTGCACACTTTGAAAAAATTGTTCGTGAACTTCCTGAAAAACCAATCCTTATCGGCCACTCATTGGGCGGATTAATCACCCAAATATTATTACAAAAAAATATAGCTGCTGCCGGTATTGCAGTGCACTCTGCCCCTCCAAAAGGTGTTTCACCTGTATCTTATGCCTTTTTAAGGTCGGCTTGGGGAGCTTTCGGGTTATTTAAACCAGCCAAAACCACCCACTTAATGAGCTTTAAAGAGTGGCAATGGGCTTTTGCCAACGGAATGACTGAAGCGGAACAACGCGCCTCATACGAAGAATTGGCAATTCCCGAAGCAAGACAGGTGATAAGGGATGGAATTTCTGACATCACAAAAGTTGATTTCGACAAAAAGCAACAGCCTTTGTTATTTATTGCAGGTACCGAAGACCATTTCTTCTCGCCTAAAGTAAACCACGATAACTACAGCAGGTATAAAAACAGCAAATCAGTAACCGATTACAAAGTGTTTGAAGGCATAAACCACGGTGTTTTGGGCTTGCCCACTTGGCAAAATCAAGCCGACTATGCTTTTAATTGGTTAAACAACTAA
- a CDS encoding Crp/Fnr family transcriptional regulator produces the protein MDRVKNILQSFAGIDEDHFALSEGMWLEKTYGKGDFYNQYKSVCKYLGLVMDGVFRTYYVDDETGEEKNLFFYSQNQVVVAYKSFVTQTPCNYYTQALTPANIYYIRIDELLTLYKQSHQWEHLGRLVAETAFVIGSGRMESFLFQSPEQRYLELIQDHPDIFNNVPLYHIASYLGIQGPSLSRIRKRMASK, from the coding sequence ATGGATAGGGTAAAAAATATCTTACAATCTTTTGCAGGCATTGATGAAGATCACTTTGCCCTCTCAGAAGGGATGTGGCTTGAAAAAACTTACGGCAAAGGCGATTTCTACAACCAATACAAAAGCGTTTGCAAATACCTGGGATTGGTGATGGATGGGGTGTTCCGCACCTACTACGTTGATGATGAAACAGGGGAAGAGAAGAACCTGTTTTTCTATTCACAAAATCAGGTAGTGGTAGCCTACAAAAGCTTTGTTACCCAAACCCCTTGCAACTATTATACGCAAGCTCTTACCCCCGCAAACATATATTATATACGTATTGACGAATTGCTTACGTTGTACAAACAATCGCACCAATGGGAGCATTTGGGCAGGCTGGTGGCCGAAACGGCTTTTGTTATTGGCAGCGGACGTATGGAAAGCTTTTTGTTTCAGAGCCCCGAGCAGCGGTATTTGGAGTTAATACAAGACCATCCGGATATTTTTAACAACGTTCCTTTATACCACATTGCCTCGTATTTGGGCATCCAAGGGCCTTCGTTAAGTAGGATTAGAAAAAGAATGGCTAGCAAATAA
- a CDS encoding S8/S53 family peptidase produces MKVTVTTYLNRRLNTPQTLPDNKSGYLSPGDSIEVVEVLQGQLIEGVDTWLKSTDGNFFWSGATNYNALTNYANRIVNMPQAWKDSKGKGITVALLDTGINSTHPFLKSVFNKYQNLAYAVPPLAIADKQGHGTAMAGLMAGTVPAADIISIKVLTDDNISTGQNLAQGLDKVIELLPQVKPDIINLSLDISRRQYSEVNYTNNETIEAKINKLAATGIVIVAAAGDRDKVFGSVINYPALNSNVISVGTLLAEDIGKTVNPRVDLLFYNANLQAAAIDGSFTATTSSTSAYTGLVSSIAASILATETIPAGKTKREYVLGRIKEIAANISTIVSPSSTEITIYKTT; encoded by the coding sequence ATGAAAGTAACCGTAACCACATACCTCAACCGCAGGTTAAATACTCCGCAAACGCTGCCTGATAATAAAAGCGGCTACCTGTCTCCGGGTGATTCAATAGAGGTTGTGGAGGTGCTGCAAGGGCAACTGATAGAAGGGGTAGATACATGGCTCAAAAGCACCGATGGAAACTTCTTTTGGAGCGGAGCAACAAACTATAATGCGCTTACTAACTATGCAAACCGCATAGTAAATATGCCGCAAGCATGGAAAGACAGCAAAGGCAAAGGGATTACCGTTGCATTGCTGGATACCGGAATTAACTCCACACATCCGTTTTTAAAATCCGTGTTTAATAAATACCAAAACCTTGCATACGCTGTGCCCCCACTTGCAATTGCAGATAAGCAAGGACATGGTACTGCAATGGCCGGATTAATGGCCGGCACTGTGCCTGCGGCAGATATTATTTCTATAAAGGTGTTAACCGACGATAATATTTCTACCGGTCAAAATCTTGCCCAAGGCCTTGATAAAGTAATTGAGCTATTACCGCAGGTGAAACCCGATATAATTAACCTTAGCCTTGATATTAGCCGACGACAATACAGCGAGGTGAATTATACCAATAACGAAACCATCGAAGCTAAAATTAATAAGTTGGCAGCCACAGGTATTGTAATTGTTGCCGCGGCGGGCGATAGGGATAAAGTATTCGGCAGTGTGATAAATTATCCAGCCCTAAATAGTAATGTAATAAGTGTGGGCACCCTGTTGGCCGAAGATATAGGTAAAACAGTTAACCCGCGTGTTGATTTGTTGTTTTACAATGCAAACCTGCAAGCCGCCGCAATTGACGGAAGTTTTACCGCCACCACAAGCAGCACAAGTGCATACACAGGCCTTGTCAGTAGTATAGCGGCATCCATATTGGCTACAGAAACTATTCCCGCAGGTAAAACAAAAAGAGAGTACGTACTGGGCCGTATAAAAGAAATTGCAGCAAATATTTCAACCATAGTGTCTCCGAGCAGCACTGAAATAACTATCTATAAAACCACTTAA
- a CDS encoding DUF2063 domain-containing protein, which translates to MTAEEADKNIPLSLVQQWMQTVLVNPLGNPGGHPSELLPQHLQGDIENIIAPSSRLNGRQRLAIYQRGYLARLRDCMAGQFKGLQYALGEELFQAFADEYLQQYPSVSYTLADLGKRFAAFLQQTRPDANAPENEREDWPDFMIELAQLEYALLQIFDEETPQGIHYAADTTNDESLKLIPSLYLFSFRFPTAQYLQAVHKNENPSLPFPSDSYLAVTRKDYQIGLFHLNPLQHKFLTYLQQYPQPVTQALQQFAVQNNIEWEGLQTLWPVWRSKWIESGFFVTV; encoded by the coding sequence ATGACCGCAGAAGAAGCTGATAAAAATATCCCTCTTAGCCTTGTACAGCAATGGATGCAAACTGTATTGGTGAACCCGTTGGGCAACCCCGGCGGCCATCCTTCAGAATTGCTGCCCCAACACCTGCAAGGCGATATAGAAAACATTATTGCCCCTTCATCACGCCTTAACGGCAGGCAGCGATTGGCCATTTACCAACGCGGCTACCTTGCCCGCTTGCGCGATTGCATGGCAGGCCAATTCAAAGGATTGCAGTACGCTTTGGGCGAGGAATTGTTTCAGGCATTTGCCGATGAATACCTGCAACAATACCCCTCTGTAAGTTATACCCTTGCCGATTTGGGCAAACGCTTTGCCGCCTTTTTGCAGCAAACCCGCCCCGATGCAAATGCCCCCGAAAATGAGCGCGAAGATTGGCCTGATTTTATGATAGAATTGGCTCAATTGGAATACGCCCTGCTGCAAATATTTGACGAAGAAACGCCGCAAGGCATACACTATGCTGCCGATACCACCAACGACGAGAGTCTGAAACTTATACCGTCGTTGTACCTATTCAGTTTCCGTTTTCCTACTGCCCAGTATTTGCAAGCAGTACACAAAAACGAAAATCCGTCATTGCCCTTCCCATCTGACAGTTATTTGGCTGTAACCCGCAAAGACTATCAGATAGGGCTGTTTCACCTCAATCCCCTCCAACATAAATTTCTAACGTATTTGCAGCAATACCCGCAACCTGTAACCCAAGCCTTGCAACAGTTTGCCGTACAAAACAATATTGAATGGGAAGGCTTGCAAACTCTTTGGCCGGTGTGGCGCAGCAAATGGATAGAATCAGGGTTTTTTGTTACTGTTTAA
- a CDS encoding DUF692 domain-containing protein yields the protein MLSRLPNIGLGLGLRNVHFNHITEHWPAVDWFEIISENFMDTGGRPRHILRQVAERYPIAMHGVSLSIGSTDPVDFDYLGKLKKLAAEVNPAWISDHLCWTGVLGVNTHDLLPVPLTFESLKHISDRIKIVQDYLERPLVLENPSTYLAFKHSSIPEWEFLTALTDETGCGLLLDVNNVYVTCYNNDMDAVEYIENLPHDRIVQMHLAGHQYCGTHIIDTHDRQVIPGVWELFSLAWQRTGGTSLLLEWDSNIPPFDEYHAELLKAQQFMNGLPEGFIKTAAGAAEPQTVSNPLSFMVPEIVSTE from the coding sequence ATGCTGAGCCGGCTGCCCAATATTGGGTTAGGCTTAGGTTTGCGTAACGTACACTTTAACCACATTACCGAGCATTGGCCCGCCGTTGATTGGTTTGAGATTATTTCAGAAAATTTTATGGATACAGGCGGCCGCCCGCGTCATATTTTACGACAGGTGGCAGAGCGGTATCCCATTGCCATGCACGGGGTTTCGTTATCCATTGGTAGCACCGACCCTGTTGATTTTGACTATTTGGGGAAATTGAAAAAGCTGGCAGCCGAGGTGAATCCCGCTTGGATTAGCGACCACCTTTGCTGGACGGGAGTGCTGGGAGTAAATACCCACGACCTGTTGCCCGTGCCCCTTACTTTTGAAAGTTTAAAACACATATCCGACCGTATAAAAATAGTTCAAGACTACCTTGAGCGTCCGTTAGTGCTTGAAAATCCCAGTACCTATTTGGCGTTTAAGCACTCAAGCATACCAGAGTGGGAGTTTCTTACTGCCCTTACCGATGAAACCGGTTGCGGGTTGCTGCTGGATGTGAACAATGTTTACGTTACCTGCTATAACAATGATATGGACGCGGTTGAATACATTGAAAACCTGCCCCACGACCGTATTGTGCAAATGCACTTAGCAGGCCATCAATACTGTGGTACACACATTATTGATACCCACGACAGGCAGGTAATACCCGGCGTGTGGGAGTTGTTTAGCCTTGCGTGGCAACGTACGGGCGGCACATCGTTGTTGCTGGAGTGGGATAGTAACATTCCGCCGTTTGATGAATACCACGCCGAATTATTGAAAGCCCAACAATTTATGAACGGCTTGCCTGAAGGCTTTATAAAAACAGCAGCAGGGGCGGCTGAACCTCAAACGGTTTCAAATCCCCTAAGCTTTATGGTTCCCGAAATTGTAAGTACTGAATGA
- a CDS encoding winged helix-turn-helix transcriptional regulator, which produces MGATKTDYFTERQNQLAALAKALAHPARIAILDYLLKVNACVCGDIVNELPLAQPTVSQHLKELKTAGLIKGSIEGNSICYCINENALGQLQEFFNVITAHEDTKNKCC; this is translated from the coding sequence ATGGGAGCCACTAAAACAGATTATTTTACCGAACGACAAAACCAACTGGCCGCACTGGCAAAGGCTTTGGCGCATCCGGCACGTATTGCCATTTTGGATTATTTGTTAAAAGTGAATGCTTGCGTTTGCGGTGATATTGTAAATGAATTGCCCCTTGCCCAACCCACCGTTTCGCAACACCTGAAAGAACTTAAAACTGCCGGCCTGATAAAAGGCAGTATTGAGGGCAACAGTATTTGCTATTGCATCAACGAGAATGCACTTGGGCAATTACAAGAGTTTTTTAATGTGATTACTGCCCACGAGGACACAAAAAATAAATGCTGCTAA
- a CDS encoding cytochrome O ubiquinol oxidase, whose amino-acid sequence MKEFFKKYKKPILITSTIIILNVVYGFDARFTVINIVWLFV is encoded by the coding sequence ATGAAGGAGTTCTTTAAAAAATATAAGAAGCCGATACTAATCACCAGCACCATCATTATTTTAAATGTGGTATACGGGTTTGATGCAAGGTTTACGGTTATAAATATTGTTTGGCTTTTTGTTTAA
- a CDS encoding arsenate reductase ArsC, with the protein MKKVLVLCTGNSCRSQLAEGYLRHFAGSNAEIYSAGIETHGVNPRAIATMLEDGIDISGHTSNNIDEYRDIDFDYVITVCDHAQENCPYFPSKAQRFHHNFPDPAKAKGSEEEITEQFRQVRQQVKEYMQQFAAKYLA; encoded by the coding sequence ATGAAAAAGGTATTGGTATTATGTACCGGCAACAGTTGCCGAAGTCAATTGGCAGAAGGGTATTTGAGGCATTTTGCAGGCAGCAACGCCGAAATATACAGCGCGGGTATTGAAACGCACGGGGTGAACCCAAGGGCAATAGCTACTATGCTTGAAGATGGTATTGATATCTCAGGTCATACATCAAACAACATTGACGAATACAGGGATATTGATTTTGACTATGTGATTACGGTTTGCGACCATGCCCAAGAAAACTGCCCGTATTTTCCAAGCAAGGCACAACGGTTTCACCACAACTTCCCCGACCCTGCAAAGGCAAAGGGCAGCGAGGAAGAAATTACCGAACAGTTTAGGCAGGTGCGCCAACAAGTAAAAGAATACATGCAGCAATTTGCGGCTAAGTATTTGGCATAA